A genomic segment from Halomicroarcula saliterrae encodes:
- a CDS encoding ABC transporter ATP-binding protein translates to MLELDGVTAAYDSTPILREVDLSVAEGEIVGVMGKNGVGKTTLMKTVIGLLEPTGGTISYAGEDVTEASADERARTGIGYIPQGRDVFPKLTVTQNIRMGETVNADSDRTLYDQIYDYFPVLEERAGQQAGTLSGGQQQMLAIARALVSDPDLLLLDEPSEGIQPSIVDQISRDMQTINDDLGTTILFVEQNLGVIREMADRCYAMERGEIVDEIGPSTLADEDAIAEYLAV, encoded by the coding sequence ATGCTCGAACTCGACGGCGTCACGGCCGCCTACGACTCGACGCCCATCCTCAGAGAGGTCGACCTCTCGGTCGCGGAGGGGGAAATCGTCGGCGTGATGGGCAAAAACGGCGTCGGCAAGACCACGCTGATGAAGACCGTCATCGGGCTGTTAGAGCCGACTGGGGGCACTATCAGCTACGCCGGGGAGGACGTGACCGAGGCCTCGGCCGACGAACGCGCCCGCACCGGCATCGGCTACATCCCGCAGGGTCGGGACGTGTTCCCGAAGCTCACGGTCACACAGAACATCCGGATGGGCGAGACGGTCAACGCGGACAGCGACCGCACGCTGTACGACCAGATATACGACTACTTCCCGGTGCTCGAAGAGCGCGCTGGCCAGCAGGCCGGCACGCTCTCGGGGGGCCAACAGCAGATGCTCGCCATCGCGCGGGCGCTCGTCTCCGACCCGGACCTGCTCCTGCTCGACGAGCCCAGCGAGGGTATCCAGCCCTCCATCGTCGACCAGATCAGCCGGGACATGCAGACTATCAACGACGACCTCGGGACGACCATCCTGTTCGTCGAGCAGAATCTGGGCGTCATCCGGGAGATGGCCGACCGCTGTTACGCGATGGAACGGGGCGAAATCGTCGACGAGATCGGGCCGTCGACGCTGGCCGACGAGGACGCCATCGCGGAGTACCTCGCGGTGTAG
- a CDS encoding ABC transporter ATP-binding protein, which translates to MSTNDTAGNPNVRQTAAELATGDRTDTLLATDDLRKDFGGFTATDEIDFSVAEGELRCLIGPNGAGKSTLLNLVTGSYSPTAGSVYYNGHDITELAPHKRVQRGISMKFQVPSVYSDLTVRENARLPIQRFADGDERRRRVDEAIDSAGLAGYEDVDASQLSHGQQQQLEIGMAAALEPELLLLDEPVAGLDVAERETIAERIVRLNEERDIAFVVIEHDTDFVASIAEKVTVLHNGEIFREGTVEEIESDPEVQRIYLGGEK; encoded by the coding sequence ATGAGTACGAACGACACGGCGGGCAATCCGAACGTCCGCCAGACGGCCGCGGAACTCGCAACGGGCGACCGAACGGACACGCTGCTCGCGACGGACGACCTCCGCAAGGACTTCGGCGGGTTCACCGCCACCGACGAGATAGACTTCTCCGTCGCGGAGGGGGAACTGCGCTGTCTCATCGGCCCCAACGGGGCCGGCAAGTCGACGCTGCTGAACCTCGTCACCGGGTCCTACAGCCCGACCGCCGGAAGCGTCTACTACAACGGCCACGATATCACCGAGCTGGCCCCGCACAAGCGCGTCCAGCGCGGCATCAGTATGAAGTTTCAGGTGCCGTCCGTCTACAGCGACCTGACCGTCCGCGAGAACGCGCGACTGCCCATCCAGCGGTTCGCCGACGGGGACGAGCGCCGACGGCGCGTGGACGAGGCCATCGACTCGGCGGGGCTGGCGGGCTACGAGGACGTCGACGCCAGTCAGCTCTCACACGGCCAGCAACAGCAGCTGGAAATCGGGATGGCCGCGGCGCTGGAACCGGAGCTACTGCTGCTTGACGAGCCGGTGGCGGGCCTCGACGTGGCCGAGCGCGAGACCATCGCCGAGCGGATCGTCCGGCTCAACGAGGAGCGCGACATCGCGTTCGTCGTCATCGAACACGACACCGACTTCGTCGCGAGTATCGCCGAGAAGGTAACCGTCCTCCACAACGGCGAGATATTCCGGGAGGGGACTGTCGAGGAGATCGAGTCCGACCCGGAGGTCCAGCGCATCTACCTCGGAGGTGAGAAGTGA
- a CDS encoding Mov34/MPN/PAD-1 family protein, giving the protein MFPRRDRGLFVPEPIRDRLEASVADAHPVEAGGFLACERDGDWLRAVDHVALANEATDPTRRFRATVDERAPGRPRVFYHSHTSAASPSGLTDTDRRHIPERFALVVFAPHGDAYSYRLFRRGLVRWRELAVAPARTVSQATLPRLP; this is encoded by the coding sequence GTGTTCCCCCGCCGCGACCGTGGGCTGTTCGTTCCCGAGCCGATACGGGACCGACTCGAAGCGAGCGTCGCAGACGCCCATCCGGTTGAAGCCGGCGGCTTCCTCGCCTGTGAGCGCGACGGGGACTGGCTGCGGGCGGTCGACCACGTGGCCCTCGCGAACGAGGCCACCGACCCCACGCGCCGGTTCCGGGCGACGGTCGACGAGCGGGCGCCCGGTCGTCCACGCGTGTTCTATCACTCACACACGTCCGCGGCGTCGCCGTCGGGGCTGACGGACACTGACCGCCGACACATCCCCGAGCGGTTCGCACTCGTCGTCTTCGCTCCCCACGGCGACGCCTACAGCTACCGGCTGTTCAGGCGCGGACTGGTCAGGTGGCGCGAGCTGGCCGTCGCGCCCGCGAGGACCGTGAGTCAGGCGACGCTCCCCCGGCTCCCGTGA
- a CDS encoding agmatinase family protein: MTDDRNGDDIYGEKHKEANEPIFSGIPTFLKLPEVERDELDEENVDIGILGAPLDTATTIRPGTRYGPRAVRAASTVPSPPYEHFNIETGVDPFDTFSVADTGDAAVSPGDTRQSQLNIEDAVYEVSEQATPIVIGGDHSISYPDIKGWAEANGYEDVGLIHFDCHADTGDEGLTGFEYDHGAWVKRVFDDGLVAGENYTLIGPRGFWPGPDIYEEMREAGMKWYTAMEVAGMALDDIVADAVQRATDGTDAVWVSFDVDVMEPAYAPGTGEPEPGGLVPREAIYMVREVVKALDPADFGFDVVEVSPAYDVSDTNSYNGGITSGFANRLIIEVMGSMALAEKGLESGDPIKPKEPLGPSDAAETPADD, from the coding sequence ATGACCGACGACCGAAACGGCGACGACATCTACGGCGAGAAGCACAAGGAAGCGAACGAACCGATATTCAGCGGGATTCCGACGTTCCTCAAACTGCCCGAAGTCGAGCGGGACGAACTCGACGAGGAGAACGTCGACATCGGGATTCTCGGGGCGCCACTGGACACGGCGACGACCATCCGTCCGGGCACCCGATACGGCCCGCGAGCGGTCCGAGCGGCCTCGACGGTCCCCTCGCCGCCCTACGAGCACTTCAACATCGAGACGGGCGTCGACCCCTTCGACACCTTCAGCGTCGCCGACACCGGTGACGCGGCCGTCTCGCCCGGTGACACGCGACAGAGCCAGCTCAACATCGAAGACGCCGTCTACGAGGTCAGCGAGCAGGCGACGCCCATCGTCATCGGCGGCGACCACTCCATCTCCTATCCGGATATCAAAGGGTGGGCCGAGGCCAACGGCTACGAGGACGTGGGCCTGATCCACTTCGACTGTCACGCGGACACCGGCGACGAGGGACTGACCGGCTTCGAGTACGACCACGGCGCGTGGGTCAAGCGGGTGTTCGACGACGGGCTCGTCGCGGGCGAGAACTACACCCTCATCGGTCCCCGCGGCTTCTGGCCCGGCCCGGACATCTACGAGGAGATGCGCGAAGCCGGGATGAAGTGGTACACCGCTATGGAGGTCGCCGGCATGGCCCTCGACGACATCGTCGCCGACGCCGTCCAGCGCGCGACCGACGGCACCGACGCGGTCTGGGTCTCCTTCGACGTGGACGTGATGGAGCCCGCCTACGCGCCGGGGACCGGCGAACCGGAGCCCGGCGGACTGGTTCCCCGGGAGGCCATCTACATGGTCCGGGAAGTCGTCAAGGCGCTCGACCCGGCGGACTTCGGCTTCGACGTTGTCGAGGTCTCGCCCGCCTACGACGTGAGCGACACGAACTCCTACAACGGCGGTATCACCAGCGGCTTCGCCAACCGGCTCATCATCGAGGTCATGGGCAGCATGGCGCTGGCCGAGAAGGGGCTCGAATCGGGCGACCCCATCAAGCCAAAGGAGCCACTCGGCCCCAGCGACGCCGCCGAGACGCCGGCCGACGACTGA
- a CDS encoding sodium:solute symporter family protein, which yields MSVIIYGLAAIILLMMGVGLYVAKKIKGDSVNYIIAGRGLILPLAAATLMAQSLDANATLGNTDLTASFGFWAGAALPIGLALCLFITGLFFAKPMNRMDLITLPDFFRRKYGRAVELLASAIMVVSYAFLLAGNLVAGGFLFQIFVGTSYTTGVVLIAAIIFTYTIAGGLFAVAYTDVIQAFVALVGSVALIVFVAANYGITIPEGMGPTALGQLTDPSKGAYVNLATIAALGLGDIVAIDFMERVFAADSPETAQKACFIGSLGTLVIGIPFSIVALSSGAILSSLGVDPGSQAVLYVLLQEAVPPWLAALVLAGIVAASFSTGDGAILGTSSVIARNMVGIRIDESETAERSESVATDGGGLLGHDSDKLLKVTRLMAIPITVLGIFFALRVPATGMLLVLAFDIMFAGALVPLALGIYWPDVSTTPAALASMVSGSLTRLGFFVLIPVTYGYENSLLYIRNDVFTAAFDGIPTFIAPTVALVVFLAVGFATKDSYGVRTLDRQGQRTIVAGGDDEE from the coding sequence ATGAGTGTCATCATCTACGGGCTCGCGGCGATTATCCTGCTGATGATGGGCGTCGGGCTCTACGTCGCCAAGAAGATCAAAGGCGACAGCGTCAACTACATCATCGCCGGCCGGGGGCTGATACTGCCACTGGCCGCGGCGACGCTGATGGCGCAGTCGCTCGACGCCAACGCGACGCTCGGCAACACCGACCTCACGGCGTCGTTTGGCTTCTGGGCGGGGGCGGCGCTCCCCATCGGCCTCGCGCTGTGTCTGTTCATCACCGGGCTGTTCTTCGCGAAGCCAATGAACCGGATGGACCTCATCACGCTGCCAGACTTCTTCCGACGGAAGTACGGGCGGGCGGTCGAGCTACTCGCGAGCGCGATCATGGTGGTGAGCTACGCCTTCCTGCTGGCCGGGAACCTGGTCGCGGGGGGGTTCCTGTTCCAGATATTCGTCGGGACGAGCTACACGACCGGCGTCGTACTCATCGCGGCCATCATCTTCACCTACACCATCGCCGGCGGGCTGTTCGCGGTGGCCTACACCGACGTGATTCAGGCCTTCGTGGCGCTGGTCGGCTCGGTCGCGCTCATCGTCTTCGTCGCGGCCAACTACGGCATCACCATCCCCGAGGGGATGGGCCCGACGGCGCTGGGCCAGCTCACCGACCCCTCGAAAGGCGCCTACGTCAACCTCGCGACGATAGCCGCCCTGGGGCTCGGTGACATCGTGGCCATCGACTTCATGGAGCGGGTGTTCGCGGCCGACAGCCCGGAGACCGCACAGAAAGCCTGCTTCATCGGGAGTCTCGGGACCCTCGTCATCGGCATCCCCTTCTCCATCGTCGCGCTGTCCTCCGGGGCGATTCTCAGCTCGCTGGGCGTGGACCCGGGCAGTCAGGCGGTGCTGTACGTCCTGTTGCAGGAGGCCGTCCCGCCGTGGCTCGCGGCGCTCGTGCTGGCGGGCATCGTGGCGGCCTCCTTCTCGACCGGCGACGGGGCCATCCTGGGCACGTCCTCGGTCATCGCCCGCAACATGGTCGGCATCCGCATCGACGAGAGCGAAACCGCCGAGCGGTCCGAGTCGGTCGCCACCGACGGCGGTGGCCTGCTGGGCCACGATAGCGACAAGCTGCTCAAGGTCACCCGGCTGATGGCGATTCCCATCACGGTGCTGGGCATCTTCTTCGCCCTTCGGGTCCCCGCGACCGGGATGTTACTGGTGCTGGCGTTCGATATCATGTTCGCCGGCGCGCTCGTCCCGCTCGCGCTCGGTATCTACTGGCCGGACGTCTCCACCACGCCCGCCGCGCTGGCGTCGATGGTCAGCGGGAGCCTGACCCGTCTCGGCTTCTTCGTGCTGATTCCGGTCACGTACGGCTACGAGAACAGCCTGCTGTACATCCGGAACGACGTCTTCACCGCGGCCTTCGACGGCATCCCGACGTTCATCGCGCCGACGGTGGCCCTCGTCGTGTTCCTGGCCGTCGGGTTCGCCACGAAAGACAGCTACGGCGTCCGGACGCTCGACAGACAGGGTCAGCGGACCATCGTCGCCGGCGGCGACGACGAGGAGTGA
- a CDS encoding phosphate uptake regulator PhoU, with protein MKRKVQQLGSSTLAVTVPADWARHHEIEKGDELIVQRDENGGSLLLVPEQPTIEDVEATVDADALTPDALERAIVTQYVLGRQLIRIEATTPLSLEHRNAVLAAESRLMGLGIVEQAETTVTVRCSVAPGDFNLPTLLGRLSRTEAMIRSEAVGALVDGNVEAASRVSDRSEQVEKLFYLFLRLVFATYRNPRLNSAVGLETGFPLIGYRSVAQDIVLMADAATEIATLVADRDGTAPDETTAAKLRTLGDALDSAASATRTAVTTPDYETTEEARTAFALVDEHVAALNDHLAAERPEPLLTLQRTVVLLERSARHARDSLSVATHLAFRDDPDLVTSE; from the coding sequence ATGAAGCGGAAAGTCCAGCAGCTCGGCTCCTCGACGCTCGCGGTGACCGTCCCGGCCGACTGGGCGCGCCACCACGAGATCGAGAAGGGCGACGAACTCATCGTCCAGCGCGACGAGAACGGCGGTTCGCTGTTGCTGGTGCCCGAGCAACCGACCATCGAAGACGTGGAAGCGACCGTCGACGCGGACGCGCTGACGCCCGACGCCCTCGAACGAGCCATCGTCACACAGTACGTCCTGGGGCGCCAGCTCATCCGCATCGAGGCCACGACCCCGCTGAGCCTCGAACACCGCAACGCCGTACTGGCCGCCGAGAGTCGGCTGATGGGACTGGGCATCGTCGAACAGGCCGAAACCACGGTCACCGTTCGCTGTTCGGTCGCGCCGGGCGATTTCAACCTCCCGACGCTGCTCGGCCGACTCAGCCGAACTGAGGCGATGATACGCTCGGAGGCGGTGGGGGCGCTCGTCGACGGGAACGTCGAGGCCGCCAGTCGGGTCAGCGACCGCAGCGAGCAGGTCGAGAAGCTGTTCTACCTGTTCCTTCGGCTGGTGTTTGCCACCTATCGGAACCCGCGGCTCAACAGCGCCGTCGGACTGGAGACCGGCTTCCCGCTCATCGGCTACCGCTCGGTCGCACAGGACATCGTGTTGATGGCCGACGCCGCGACCGAGATCGCGACGCTCGTGGCCGACAGGGACGGCACGGCCCCCGACGAGACGACGGCAGCGAAGCTCCGGACGCTCGGTGACGCCCTCGACAGCGCCGCCAGTGCCACCAGAACCGCCGTCACCACGCCGGATTACGAGACCACCGAAGAGGCCCGGACCGCGTTCGCGCTGGTCGACGAACACGTCGCGGCGCTGAACGACCACCTGGCCGCCGAGCGGCCCGAGCCGCTGTTGACACTCCAGCGAACGGTCGTCCTGCTCGAACGCAGCGCCCGACACGCCCGTGACAGCCTCTCGGTCGCGACGCATCTGGCCTTCCGCGACGACCCCGACCTCGTGACGAGCGAGTGA
- a CDS encoding PINc/VapC family ATPase, whose amino-acid sequence MEIVPDTSVVIDGRVSTQIAADADPDSEVDGMGFAGATVVVPEAVVGELEAQANDGRDTGWEGLEELQALITLADEGTIDVEYVGRRPDAVEKRDAGEGEIDALIRDIAGDRGATLVTSDDVQAEVARSKGLDVEYIEPRGRAVDRLEIENFFDEGTMSVHLKVGVSPYAKKGSIGDMHYQPIRDEPATEAELRGYADEIVDAARDSPDGFLELDEPGMSIVQFRDLRIAIARPPFSDAREITAVRPIVKTELDDYDHADELRQRFTEHQRGVLIAGSPGAGKSTFAQAVGEFLVDSDYSVKTMEKPRDLQVGPEITQYTALGGSMEKTADSLLMVRPDYTIYDEVRKTDDFEVFADMRLAGVGMVGVVHATRAVDALQRLIGRVELGLIPQIVDTVVYIEAGEVHTVYDVKTEVKVPQGLMEEDLARPVIMVRDFETGQPEFEIYTFNRQVVTVPLNEDEDEQDSGVDRLAKQEVEREIRSIARGHVDVELRGPNNAVVWVEEDDIPQVIGKGGGRITDVENRLGIDIDVRTLDEKPTGPSGGPQKDSGGGQGEIVQPEVTSRHVMIPLDGHAGDTVEVQADGEYLFTATVSRGGEIQVSRGSGIAEELERAIDRASTITVVPS is encoded by the coding sequence ATGGAAATCGTCCCGGACACGAGCGTGGTCATCGACGGCCGCGTGTCCACACAGATTGCAGCCGACGCCGACCCCGACAGCGAGGTCGACGGCATGGGCTTTGCGGGCGCGACGGTCGTCGTCCCCGAGGCGGTCGTCGGCGAACTCGAAGCACAGGCCAACGACGGCCGTGACACCGGCTGGGAAGGGCTCGAAGAGCTCCAGGCGCTCATCACGCTGGCCGACGAGGGCACTATCGACGTGGAGTACGTCGGCCGCCGGCCCGACGCCGTCGAGAAGCGCGACGCCGGCGAGGGCGAGATCGACGCGCTCATCCGCGATATCGCCGGCGACCGGGGCGCGACGCTGGTCACGAGCGACGACGTCCAGGCCGAGGTCGCCCGGTCGAAAGGCCTCGATGTGGAGTACATCGAGCCGCGGGGCCGCGCGGTCGACCGCCTCGAAATCGAGAACTTCTTCGACGAGGGGACGATGAGCGTCCACCTCAAGGTCGGGGTCAGCCCCTACGCCAAGAAGGGCTCTATCGGCGACATGCACTACCAGCCCATCCGGGACGAGCCGGCGACGGAGGCGGAGCTTCGGGGCTACGCCGACGAGATAGTCGACGCCGCCCGTGACTCGCCCGACGGCTTTCTCGAACTGGACGAGCCGGGGATGAGCATCGTCCAGTTTCGCGACCTGCGAATCGCCATCGCCCGCCCGCCGTTCTCGGACGCCCGGGAGATTACCGCGGTGCGGCCCATCGTCAAGACCGAACTGGACGACTACGACCACGCCGACGAGCTCCGCCAGCGCTTCACGGAACACCAGCGGGGCGTCCTCATCGCCGGCTCGCCCGGCGCCGGGAAGTCCACGTTCGCACAGGCGGTCGGCGAGTTCCTCGTCGATTCGGACTACTCCGTCAAGACGATGGAGAAGCCGCGGGACCTGCAGGTCGGCCCCGAGATAACCCAGTACACCGCGCTGGGCGGGTCGATGGAGAAGACCGCCGACTCGCTGCTGATGGTCCGGCCCGACTACACCATCTACGACGAGGTCCGCAAGACCGACGACTTCGAGGTCTTTGCCGACATGCGGCTGGCCGGCGTCGGGATGGTCGGCGTCGTCCACGCGACGCGGGCCGTCGACGCCCTCCAGCGGCTCATCGGCCGCGTCGAGCTCGGATTGATACCACAGATAGTCGACACCGTCGTCTACATCGAGGCCGGTGAAGTCCACACCGTCTACGACGTCAAGACCGAGGTGAAGGTCCCGCAGGGCCTGATGGAGGAGGACCTCGCGCGCCCGGTCATCATGGTCCGGGACTTCGAGACCGGCCAGCCCGAGTTCGAGATCTACACGTTCAACCGTCAGGTCGTCACCGTCCCGCTCAACGAGGACGAGGACGAACAGGACTCGGGCGTCGACCGCCTCGCGAAACAGGAGGTCGAGCGCGAGATTCGCTCCATCGCCCGCGGTCACGTGGACGTGGAACTGCGCGGCCCCAACAACGCCGTCGTCTGGGTCGAGGAAGACGACATCCCGCAGGTCATCGGCAAGGGCGGCGGTCGCATCACCGACGTGGAGAACCGACTGGGCATCGACATCGACGTGCGGACCCTCGACGAGAAACCCACGGGGCCGTCGGGCGGCCCGCAGAAAGACAGCGGCGGCGGACAGGGCGAAATCGTCCAGCCGGAGGTCACGTCCCGGCACGTGATGATTCCGCTCGACGGGCACGCGGGCGACACCGTCGAGGTGCAGGCCGACGGGGAGTACCTCTTCACCGCGACCGTCTCCCGGGGCGGCGAGATTCAGGTCTCCCGTGGCTCCGGCATCGCCGAGGAACTGGAGCGGGCCATCGACCGCGCCAGTACGATTACGGTCGTCCCGTCGTAG